From a single Hippopotamus amphibius kiboko isolate mHipAmp2 chromosome X, mHipAmp2.hap2, whole genome shotgun sequence genomic region:
- the TREX2 gene encoding three prime repair exonuclease 2, translating to MSKGPRAETFIFLDLEATGLPSVDPEIAEICLFAVHRSSLENPEYDESGAPMLPRVLDKLTLCMSPERPFTAKASEITGLSSEGLARCRKAGFDNAVVQVLEAFLSRQEGPLCLVAHNGFDYDFPLLCTELRRLGAHLPRDTICLDTLPVLRGLDRAHSHGTRAQVGKGYSLGSLFRRYFQAEPSAAHSAEGDVHTLLMVFLHRAPELLAWADGQALSWAHVKPMYVPSDGPSLEA from the coding sequence ATGTCCAAGGGACCCCGGGCTGAGACCTTCATCTTTCTGGACCTGGAAGCCACTGGGCTCCCCAGTGTGGACCCTGAGATCGCCGAGATCTGCCTGTTTGCTGTCCACCGCTCCTCCCTGGAGAACCCTGAGTACGATGAGTCTGGCGCCCCCATGCTGCCCCGGGTCCTAGACAAGCTCACGCTCTGCATGAGCCCGGAGCGCCCCTTCACTGCCAAGGCCAGCGAGATCACCGGCCTGAGCAGCGAGGGCCTGGCCAGGTGCCGGAAGGCTGGCTTTGACAATGCTGTGGTGCAGGTGCTTGAGGCCTTCCTGAGCCGCCAGGAGGGCCCCTTGTGCCTCGTGGCCCACAACGGCTTTGATTACGACTTCCCCCTGCTGTGCACAGAGCTGCGGCGCCTGGGTGCCCACCTGCCCCGGGACACCATCTGCCTGGATACGCTGCCGGTGCTGCGGGGCCTGGACCGTGCCCACAGCCATGGCACCCGGGCCCAGGTTGGCAAGGGGTACAGCCTGGGCAGCCTCTTCCGCCGCTACTTCCAGGCGGAGCCCAGCGCGGCCCACTCGGCCGAGGGTGACGTGCACACCCTGCTCATGGTCTTCCTGCACCGCGCCCCCGAGCTGCTCGCCTGGGCCGACGGGCAGGCCCTCAGCTGGGCCCACGTCAAGCCCATGTATGTGCCATCCGACGGCCCGAGTCTCGAGGCCTGA